Within Mycobacteriales bacterium, the genomic segment ATCGTGAACCGGTCCTTGAGCTCGGTCACGAGGTCTTCGATCGCGAGCGTCGAGATCGGGTCCAGCGCGCTGCAGGGTTCGTCCATGAGCAGGACCTGCGGCTCGACCGCGATGGCCCGGGCGATGCACAGCCGCTGCTGCTGCCCGCCGGACAGGCCCATGCCCGGCTTGCCCAGCCGGTTGCGCACCTCTTCCCAGAGGTTGGCGCCACGTAGCGAGCGCTCGACCGCGGTGTCGAGATCCGCCTTTCGCCGCAGGCCATTGAGGCGCAGGCCGGCGGCGACGTTGTCATAGATCGACATCGTCGGGAACGGGTTCGGCTTCTGGAACACCATGCCGATCGTGCGGCGCACGGCGGCCGCGTCGATGCCCGGCGCGTAGATGTCCTCGTCGTCGAGAAGCACCGTGCCCTCGATGGTCGCTCGCGGCACGACCTCGTGCATGCGGTTGAGGGCCCGCAGGAACGTCG encodes:
- a CDS encoding phosphate ABC transporter ATP-binding protein, whose amino-acid sequence is MAKRIETRRLSCFYNGVKAVDDVSITIEPKSVTAFIGPSGCGKSTFLRALNRMHEVVPRATIEGTVLLDDEDIYAPGIDAAAVRRTIGMVFQKPNPFPTMSIYDNVAAGLRLNGLRRKADLDTAVERSLRGANLWEEVRNRLGKPGMGLSGGQQQRLCIARAIAVEPQVLLMDEPCSALDPISTLAIEDLVTELKDRFT